The Acidobacteriota bacterium DNA segment AGGGAGACTTTTCGCTGTTGATCAGGATGGCCACAATGACCTCGTCGAACAGGCGAGAGGCCCGGTGGATGATGTCGAGGTGCCCGTTGGTGAGAGGATCGAAGGACCCGGGATAGAGGGCGATCTTTTTCATGGACGGTCTCCAACTCGATGATCTCTTTGGCGCTGTTTCATGGAAACGGGCGGCAACCTCGGGTCGGGAGGCAGCCGGGAGCCTCAGCTGCTTCAATTCGGTGTCGCCGGCTCGATTCAAGTCCCACGGTAGAGGCTGAGTTGGCTGTCCCCGTGCCGGACCTGGCGCACTCGGCTCAAATCGTGGTATCGGGGCTGCAAGGTCAACCACTTGGAATGCTCGAGGATGAGACAGGCACCAGGAGCGAGAATTTGGCAGCGATGAATCTGTTCCAGGGTCCGGGGATAGTGTTGCACGGCGTCGTAGGGCGGATCGATGAAGACTATACCAAACTTGCACTTTCGACGCTGCAGGATTCGAAGGGAAACCTGGACCGGCTGAGTCAGCAGCTTGACCTGGTCGGTCTTGTCCAGGGAGAGGGAATTCAGGTTGCGCCCGATCACCCGCACCGCCCGAGGCGCGCACTCGATCAAGGTGACGTCCCGGGCTCCTCGGCTCAATGCCTCGATACCGACACTGCCGCTGCCGGAAAAGCAGTCCAGGAAGACGGACTCCTCCACCTCCTCTCGGATCAGGTTGAACAGGGTCTCCTTCAACTTGTCGGAAGTCGGCCGGGTCTCCGGACCTCGCAGGGTGGTCAGGCGCTGGTGCTTGAACTTGCCGGCGATGACCCGAACCATGAGAGCAACGCTCCGCTGCAAAAAATGAGGGGTTTCTCCGCGAGTCCGGTGAGTTCGGACCGCGGGTGCGGGCAGGGCGGGATGCTACCCCACTCCCACCAGACCGTAGCGAGCTTGCCAACCGGAGCTCAGGCCGGCGGCCCATTGGCCCAGGGAGGTCTGCGATTCGAAGTTGTCCACCAGGGTTGCGGCCTCCCTGCGGGCCGTCTCCAGAATGGGAAGGTCGCGCAACAGGTGAGCCACGCGCAGGGTGGGAAGCCCCGACTGTCGGGCGCCGAAGAACTCCCCGGGGCCCCGAATCTCCAGATCCTTCTCTGCAATCACGAATCCATCGGTGGTTTCCCGCAGACAGTTCAGTCTTTGGGCCGCTTCCGGGCTGATCGTCCTGGAACCCTGCATCAACAGGCAGTAGGACGGCTCCCTCCCCCTTCCGACCCGGCCGCGGAGCTGGTGTAACTGCGCCAGACCGAAGCGCTCGGCGTGCTCGATGAGCATCACGGTCGCGTTGGCCACGTCCATCCCGACCTCGATCACGGTTGTCGAAACCAGAATGTCGGTTTGCCCGGCGGCGAAGCGTTGCATGGCGGCCTCCTTTTCCGTGCTCTTGAGCCGGCCGTGGAGCAGCTCGACCCGGAAGTCGGGGAAGACCTTGCCTTGCAGGTGCTCAAAAATCTTCCGCGCCGGCCGCAGGTCCATCTTT contains these protein-coding regions:
- the rsmD gene encoding 16S rRNA (guanine(966)-N(2))-methyltransferase RsmD yields the protein MVRVIAGKFKHQRLTTLRGPETRPTSDKLKETLFNLIREEVEESVFLDCFSGSGSVGIEALSRGARDVTLIECAPRAVRVIGRNLNSLSLDKTDQVKLLTQPVQVSLRILQRRKCKFGIVFIDPPYDAVQHYPRTLEQIHRCQILAPGACLILEHSKWLTLQPRYHDLSRVRQVRHGDSQLSLYRGT